The Fulvia fulva chromosome 13, complete sequence genome window below encodes:
- a CDS encoding ATP-dependent RNA helicase DEAH12, chloroplastic gives MDHCRFGARCNNKNCKYRHDGIGAARSGAAQRSEKVCVFFQQGKCVKGAECTYRHERVSRAEGLAAESPVLDLRSLITCKFHIEGKCLKGRECPYAHPENTAADGPEADDTADSFQRIYSGAHVCFTAGGAVSSIALTHEFSTVRLTGLPLSTTKSSAHEFVNALGCAIPETVTIEVLPTAASAVVYVTAQDSTFARTFCANLKANPFNRADLSGVNAAKVRTRLPGWTATGYSRRDKVAVTWQNPTRSAELRYRPSDDITALVVHALFKTGTLKLCGQKVYAGGTPTLQGRWTTLVLQNVPFNITEADIENSIPTAFHPEEVEIPDVDDDGPEAASALIESLLSKIGPLEFTEVTGPHRKYSKAIARYFDESDAKDAVARLQATTCDFLNGGQLKLELLTSYTFRVAKLIYDSVEDQLANLVADCEDNKVMYKVSFDPRRRFATIRLESVSSSNVVAATKTVKAITDGILMEDDDGPIWKPSLRHESHTSAAVQRLADIWGVRILCHQAKRNIRYYGPPEHFRYIKQAVYGLLRAGTATSRSLPLDDSQFKWTCQQGLAQIRTRLGADNVSLDIISRPKKLKVTGSETTFQWAAGLLAMHKGDSSFPDCTICFTPADDPLTLSCAHVYCHECFEGLCTSTDATTADFKIICRGQDDQCMRAVPLKEVQAHLAPGILEEVLESSFVSHIRRRPQHYRYCPTPNCGHIFKLRQDQLAEHRHCSQCFGVICTSCFEQHDESLSCEEHRDLSTGGYEAFERFKRATDVKDCPRCKTPLEKIGGCNHITCGGCRAHICWVCLATFDTREPCYVHMNDAHGGIGLPAEANGDDDDED, from the exons ATGGACCACTGCCGGTTTGGCGCGAGATGCAACAACAAGAACTGCAAGTATCGACATGATGGCATCGGCGCAGCGCGTTCAGGCGCCGCCCAGCGATCGGAGAAGGTCTGCGTCTTTTTTCAGCAAGGGAAGTGCGTCAAGGGCGCCGAGTGCACGTATAGACATGAGCGAGTGTCTCGTGCCGAAGGCCTTGCAGCTGAATCGCCGGTCCTCGATCTCCGGTCTCTGATAACGTGCAAATTCCACATAGAGGGCAAGTGCTTGAAAGGGAGGGAGTGTCCCTATGCTCATCCAGAGAATACAGCAGCAGATGGCCCAGAG GCGGACGACACTGCCGACTCATTTCAGCGCATTTATTCAGGTGCCCATGTCTGTTTCACAGCAGGCGGCGCCGTATCCAGCATTGCACTGACGCACGAGTTCTCCACTGTCCGTCTGACCGGACTTCCTCTGAGCACCACCAAGTCATCAGCTCACGAGTTCGTCAACGCCCTCGGATGCGCAATACCTGAAACTGTCACAATCGAGGTGCTACCAACTGCTGCCTCTGCAGTGGTATACGTGACAGCGCAAGACTCGACTTTCGCCAGGACATTTTGTGCGAACCTCAAGGCCAATCCGTTCAATAGAGCTGATTTAAGCGGAGTCAACGCAGCGAAGGTGCGAACACGACTTCCAGGCTGGACAGCCACCGGCTACTCGAGGCGTGACAAAGTCGCAGTGACATGGCAAAATCCCACTCGGTCTGCAGAGCTTCGATACCGGCCATCGGACGATATCACAGCATTGGTGGTCCACGCTCTGTTCAAGACCGGCACTTTGAAGCTTTGCGGCCAGAAAGTGTACGCAGGCGGAACGCCAACACTGCAAGGTCGCTGGACTACGCTTGTTTTGCAGAACGTGCCCTTCAACATCACGGAGGCCGACATCGAGAACAGTATACCCACTGCCTTCCACCCTGAAGAAGTCGAAATACCCGATGTCGATGATGACGGCCCGGAAGCTGCATCAGCACTGATCGAGAGTCTGCTCAGCAAGATTGGACCACTTGAGTTCACAGAGGTGACAGGTCCCCATCGCAAGTATTCGAAAGCCATAGCACGGTACTTCGATGAGAGCGATGCCAAAGACGCTGTGGCGAGACTACAAGCTACCACTTGCGACTTTCTGAATGGCGGACAGCTGAAGCTTGAGCTCCTGACTTCTTACACATTCCGCGTGGCGAAGCTGATCTACGATAGCGTGGAAGATCAGCTCGCCAACCTTGTCGCAGACTGTGAGGACAATAAGGTCATGTACAAAGTGTCCTTCGACCCTCGGAGACGCTTCGCCACGATCAGGCTGGAGAGCGTGAGCTCGTCCAACGTGGTTGCAGCCACCAAGACTGTCAAAGCTATCACGGATGGCATCCTCATGGAAGATGACGATGGACCAATTTGGAAACCTTCGCTTCGACACGAGAGCCATACTTCAGCTGCAGTACAGCGCCTGGCAGACATCTGGGGCGTCAGAATCCTGTGCCATCAAGCGAAGCGCAACATACGATACTACGGACCACCCGAACACTTTCGCTACATCAAGCAAGCCGTGTATGGTCTGCTTAGAGCAGGCACAGCGACTAGCAGGAGTCTTCCGCTCGATGACTCGCAATTCAAGTGGACATGCCAACAAGGACTCGCACAGATCAGAACTCGACTTGGAGCAGACAACGTATCGCTGGACATTATCTCACGACCCAAGAAATTGAAGGTCACCGGCTCCGAGACTACCTTCCAGTGGGCTGCGGGCCTCCTCGCGATGCACAAAGGCGACAGCAGCTTTCCTGACTGCACCATCTGCTTCACGCCAGCAGATGACCCTTTAACGCTATCTTGCGCTCACGTATACTGCCATGAGTGCTTCGAGGGCCTCTGTACTTCGACGGACGCAACAACAGCAGACTTCAAGATCATATGCCGAGGCCAAGATGACCAGTGCATGCGTGCCGTTCCACTCAAGGAGGTCCAAGCTCACTTAGCACCAGGTATTTTGGAAGAAGTGCTGGAGTCTTCTTTCGTAAGTCACATCCGCCGAAGACCTCAACATTACCGATACTGTCCTACGCCAAACTGTGGACACATCTTCAAGCTCCGCCAAGATCAGCTCGCCGAACACCGGCACTGTTCTCAGTGCTTTGGCGTTATCTGTACCTCGTGCTTCGAACAACATGATGAATCGCTATCTTGCGAAGAACACAGAGATTTGTCGACTGGAGGCTATGAAGCCTTCGAGCGCTTTAAGAGAGCTACTGATGTCAAG GACTGCCCACGGTGCAAGACGCCGCTTGAGAAGATTGGTGGCTGTAACCATATCACGTGCGGTGGCTGTAGAGCTCATATCTGCTGGGTTTGCTTGGCGACTTTTGACACGCGAGAGCCTTGCTACGTGCACATGAATGATGCGCATGGTGGGATTGGACTACCGGCGGAGGCCAATGGCGATGATGACGATGAGGACTAG